In Helianthus annuus cultivar XRQ/B chromosome 9, HanXRQr2.0-SUNRISE, whole genome shotgun sequence, the following are encoded in one genomic region:
- the LOC110876352 gene encoding ethylene-responsive transcription factor ERF109, with product MNNSVAEFITTEDENSAIISALTHVISGHTYVGPGAVVITESLPQQNMCGHCGMRIPEECLGCDLYTSGGGEERTTKKKRYRGVSLRTSGKWAAEIMVPGKVRKWLGTFRTEEEAARAYDLANIRYRGKNAKTNFPVEEYQEMLKK from the coding sequence ATGAATAACAGTGTCGCTGAATTCATAACAACCGAGGATGAGAATTCCGCCATCATTTCAGCCCTCACCCATGTCATAAGCGGCCATACTTACGTAGGGCCAGGTGCTGTTGTAATCACAGAGAGTCTTCCGCAACAAAACATGTGTGGCCATTGTGGAATGAGAATTCCAGAGGAGTGTTTGGGGTGTGATTTATACACCTCGGGTGGTGGAGAAGAGAGGACGACGAAGAAGAAGAGATATAGAGGAGTTAGTTTACGAACGTCTGGAAAGTGGGCGGCAGAGATTATGGTTCCTGGGAAAGTACGGAAGTGGCTGGGGACTTTCAGGACGGAGGAAGAGGCCGCAAGAGCTTACGACTTGGCCAACATTCGCTATAGAGGGAAGAACGCCAAGACCAATTTTCCGGTGGAGGAGTACCAGGAGATGCTGAAGAAATAA